Proteins encoded in a region of the Zea mays cultivar B73 chromosome 2, Zm-B73-REFERENCE-NAM-5.0, whole genome shotgun sequence genome:
- the LOC100304013 gene encoding repressor protein isoform 1 (isoform 1 is encoded by transcript variant 1) — MRKKLGTRFPAARIKKIMQADEDVGKIALAVPVLVSRALELFLQDLIDRTYEITLQSGAKTLNSFHLKQCVKRYSSFDFLTEVVSKVPDLGGADSCGDERVLPRRRKSNGSDPENDESRSSKMAIRNANTSPRGRGRGRGRGRGRPPTKRKEVGYVQFEDESSMFAEQGETLPGEGTVPEINSGNEITPQSTQPPLTAPAQATNSKVEEASTDHQSDWPMPDATGNIGVGPSGFGHLTVQVDEDEDYDNED, encoded by the exons ATGAGGAAGAAGCTCGGCACCCGGTTCCCCGCG GCTCGAATCAAAAAGATAATGCAAGCAGATGAGGATGTTGGAAAGATTGCATTAGCAGTGCCTGTTTTAGTCT CGAGGGCTCTTGAATTGTTTTTACAAGATTTAATTGACCGGACTTATGAAATTACTCTTCAAAGTGGAGCAAAGACACTGAATTCCTTCCACCT GAAGCAATGTGTGAAGAGGTACAGTTCTTTTGATTTCCTAACTGAAGTTGTCAGCAAGGTACCAGATCTTGGTGGTGCTGATTCATGTGGAGATGAAAGAGTGTTACCTAGAAGAAG AAAGTCAAATGGCAGTGACCCAGAGAATGATGAATCAAGATCTAGTAAAATG GCTATAAGAAATGCAAATACCAGCCCCAGAGGACGTGGGAGGGGTCGAGGCAGAGGGCGAGGTCGGCCACCAACCAAGAGAAAGGAAGTTGGTTACGTACAATTTGAAGATGAGAGCAGCATGTTTGCTGAACAAGGTGAAACCTTACCAGGAGAGGGAACAGTTCCAGAGATCAACAGCGGCAACGAGATTACGCCTCAAAGCACGCAACCTCCGCTAACAGCCCCTGCGCAAGCTACAAATTCTAAGGTGGAAGAAGCAAGCACCGATCATCAGTCAGATTGGCCTATGCCAGATGCCACTGGAAACATCGGTGTTGGGCCATCTGGTTTTGGACATCTGACAGTGCAGGTTGATGAAGATGAGGACTACGACAATGAGGACTAG
- the LOC100304013 gene encoding repressor protein isoform X1, with protein sequence MQADEDVGKIALAVPVLVSRALELFLQDLIDRTYEITLQSGAKTLNSFHLKQCVKRYSSFDFLTEVVSKVPDLGGADSCGDERVLPRRRKSNGSDPENDESRSSKMAIRNANTSPRGRGRGRGRGRGRPPTKRKEVGYVQFEDESSMFAEQGETLPGEGTVPEINSGNEITPQSTQPPLTAPAQATNSKVEEASTDHQSDWPMPDATGNIGVGPSGFGHLTVQVDEDEDYDNED encoded by the exons ATGCAAGCAGATGAGGATGTTGGAAAGATTGCATTAGCAGTGCCTGTTTTAGTCT CGAGGGCTCTTGAATTGTTTTTACAAGATTTAATTGACCGGACTTATGAAATTACTCTTCAAAGTGGAGCAAAGACACTGAATTCCTTCCACCT GAAGCAATGTGTGAAGAGGTACAGTTCTTTTGATTTCCTAACTGAAGTTGTCAGCAAGGTACCAGATCTTGGTGGTGCTGATTCATGTGGAGATGAAAGAGTGTTACCTAGAAGAAG AAAGTCAAATGGCAGTGACCCAGAGAATGATGAATCAAGATCTAGTAAAATG GCTATAAGAAATGCAAATACCAGCCCCAGAGGACGTGGGAGGGGTCGAGGCAGAGGGCGAGGTCGGCCACCAACCAAGAGAAAGGAAGTTGGTTACGTACAATTTGAAGATGAGAGCAGCATGTTTGCTGAACAAGGTGAAACCTTACCAGGAGAGGGAACAGTTCCAGAGATCAACAGCGGCAACGAGATTACGCCTCAAAGCACGCAACCTCCGCTAACAGCCCCTGCGCAAGCTACAAATTCTAAGGTGGAAGAAGCAAGCACCGATCATCAGTCAGATTGGCCTATGCCAGATGCCACTGGAAACATCGGTGTTGGGCCATCTGGTTTTGGACATCTGACAGTGCAGGTTGATGAAGATGAGGACTACGACAATGAGGACTAG